A genomic region of Mustela erminea isolate mMusErm1 chromosome 12, mMusErm1.Pri, whole genome shotgun sequence contains the following coding sequences:
- the GNG10 gene encoding guanine nucleotide-binding protein G(I)/G(S)/G(O) subunit gamma-10 produces MSSGASVNALQRLVEQLKLEAGVERIKVSQAAAELQQYCMQNACKDALLVGVPAGSNPFREPRSCALF; encoded by the exons ATGTCTTCCGGGGCCAGTGTGAACGCCCTGCAGCGCCTGGTGGAGCAGCTAAAGCTGGAGGCCGGCGTGGAGAGGATCAAG gtctcacagGCAGCTGCAGAGCTTCAGCAGTACTGTATGCAGAATGCTTGCAAGGATGCCCTGCTGGTAGGTGTTCCAGCTGGAAGCAACCCCTTCCGGGAGCCCAGATCCTGTGCTTTATTCTAA